A stretch of Besnoitia besnoiti strain Bb-Ger1 chromosome V, whole genome shotgun sequence DNA encodes these proteins:
- a CDS encoding SAG-related sequence (encoded by transcript BESB_062240): MAISHVRAQRLAFGIVFTVGLLSSRTLNARTAEESPPSTPQECQASGGGITVTVDANTREASFACGQDLINLWPNNDKNLISFCKDRSCTGAEDLVNTFGSKTTLKVISSYEATYEVTKGESAATIYTLNVGGLLKEPKEIYFICANKDYSNTQERQPQPAGQCLVTVLVPQQLDPGRLNQRI, from the coding sequence ATGGCGATCAGCCACGTCAGAGCTCAGAGACTTGCCTTTGGTATAGTCTTCACTGTGGGACTTTTGTCTTCGCGGACTCTAAATGCGAGGACCGCTGAAGAGTCCCCTCCGTCCACGCCGCAAGAGTGCCAGGCAAGCGGCGGTGGGATAACGGTGACGGTGGATGCCAACACAAGGGAAGCTTCGTTTGCCTGCGGACAGGATTTGATTAACTTGTGGCCCAATAACGATAAAAATCTCATCAGTTTCTGCAAGGACAGATCCTGCACAGGCGCAGAAGATCTCGTCAACACATTTGGTTCCAAAACGACTCTGAAAGTCATCAGCAGTTACGAGGCGACCTACGAGGTGACCAAAGGGGAAAGCGCTGCCACGATCTACACCTTGAACGTGGGCGGCCTCTTGAAGGAACCTAAGGAAATCTATTTCATTTGCGCGAACAAGGATTACTCCAATACAcaggagaggcagccgcagccggcaggcCAGTGTTTAGTCACGGTGCTtgtgccgcagcagctcgatCCCGGTAGGCTGAATCAAAGAATCTAA